Proteins encoded by one window of Prevotella nigrescens:
- a CDS encoding diacylglycerol/lipid kinase family protein: protein MVDEKKWGILYCPKGGLLGSPQKRWERVERCLKAHNIAFDMVQSESSAGVERLVRMMIGNGYRTIIIFGGDSALNDTVNCLMQEKKEVRDSIVLGVIPNGVMNDFAHFWGFNEDNIEQTIEWLKARRVRRIDLGCIRYRNREGEGCHRYFLNCINIGLIATIMNLRRRTRNLFGSRSLSFIFSFILLVFQRMDFHMHIKINTDEIKRRITTVCIGNALGYGQTPNAVPYNGLLDVSVVYHSEVTQLFEGIYLFLRGKFLNYKSVHPYRTQEVTMHVEPRTLIGIDGRLMAKTPIGPFKVTVKKEIINFLIPA from the coding sequence ATGGTAGACGAAAAGAAATGGGGCATACTTTACTGTCCGAAAGGCGGATTGCTGGGCAGTCCGCAGAAGCGCTGGGAACGTGTAGAGCGTTGCCTTAAAGCACACAACATTGCTTTCGACATGGTTCAGAGCGAGAGTTCGGCAGGTGTAGAGCGTCTTGTCCGCATGATGATAGGCAACGGCTACCGCACCATCATTATCTTCGGTGGCGATTCGGCACTCAACGACACCGTCAATTGCCTGATGCAAGAGAAGAAAGAGGTGCGCGACAGCATCGTATTGGGAGTAATTCCTAACGGTGTTATGAACGACTTTGCCCACTTCTGGGGCTTCAACGAAGACAATATAGAACAGACCATCGAGTGGTTGAAAGCACGCCGTGTACGTAGAATAGACCTTGGCTGCATTCGTTACAGAAACCGAGAGGGCGAAGGTTGCCACCGTTATTTCCTGAATTGCATCAACATCGGGCTTATTGCCACCATCATGAACCTGCGCCGCCGCACGCGCAACCTGTTCGGTTCGCGCAGTCTGTCGTTCATTTTCTCGTTCATTCTTTTAGTTTTTCAACGCATGGACTTCCACATGCACATCAAGATAAATACCGACGAGATAAAGCGCAGAATTACTACCGTCTGCATAGGAAATGCTTTAGGATACGGACAAACGCCAAACGCTGTACCTTATAACGGACTCTTAGACGTATCGGTGGTATACCATTCTGAAGTTACACAACTTTTCGAAGGTATTTATCTGTTCCTGCGTGGCAAATTCTTAAACTATAAAAGCGTACACCCTTATCGCACGCAAGAGGTTACAATGCATGTAGAGCCACGCACACTTATCGGAATCGACGGCAGATTGATGGCGAAAACACCCATTGGCCCTTTCAAGGTTACTGTGAAAAAGGAAATAATCAACTTCTTGATACCCGCATAA
- the miaA gene encoding tRNA (adenosine(37)-N6)-dimethylallyltransferase MiaA, translating to MDKMLTIIGPTASGKTAFATALAATMGAEIISADSRQVYRRMDIGTGKDLADYEVNGIKVPYHLIDIAEPGTKYNLFQYQQDFWTAYTDIVERGKPVILCGGTGLYVEAVLKGYALSPVPQNDALRASLAGKSLAELTEILSALKERNHSAMHNRTDVDTTNRAIRAIEIETYELEHPTPDRPMPAVDSIIIGVDIDRDERRRKISHRLKARLDEGMVDEVRALLDSGIPADDLIYYGLEYKFVTQYVIGKLTYDEMYRNLEIAIHQFAKRQMTWFRGMERRGFHIHWIDAATPLNEKIAHVQALIEKA from the coding sequence ATGGATAAAATGCTTACGATAATAGGACCAACGGCGAGTGGGAAAACCGCTTTTGCCACTGCATTAGCTGCCACAATGGGGGCAGAGATTATCAGTGCCGACAGCCGTCAGGTGTATCGTCGTATGGATATCGGTACGGGGAAAGACCTTGCCGATTATGAAGTGAATGGCATAAAAGTACCCTATCACCTGATTGATATTGCCGAACCGGGCACGAAATACAATCTTTTCCAGTATCAGCAAGACTTCTGGACTGCCTATACGGATATTGTCGAACGTGGCAAACCTGTTATTCTGTGTGGTGGAACAGGGCTTTATGTCGAGGCAGTGCTGAAGGGTTACGCCCTTTCGCCAGTTCCACAGAACGACGCTCTGCGCGCTTCGTTAGCAGGAAAATCACTCGCCGAACTTACCGAAATTCTTTCTGCATTGAAAGAAAGAAACCATTCGGCAATGCACAACCGTACCGATGTTGATACAACCAACCGCGCCATTCGTGCCATTGAGATTGAAACCTACGAGCTGGAACACCCTACGCCCGACCGTCCGATGCCTGCTGTCGATTCGATAATTATCGGTGTAGACATCGACCGCGACGAACGCCGCCGCAAAATAAGCCACCGCTTAAAGGCAAGGTTGGACGAAGGTATGGTCGACGAGGTGCGGGCACTGCTCGATTCGGGCATTCCTGCCGACGACCTCATCTACTATGGCTTGGAATATAAGTTCGTTACACAATACGTCATAGGCAAATTAACCTACGACGAGATGTACCGCAACTTGGAAATAGCCATTCACCAGTTTGCCAAACGACAAATGACGTGGTTCAGAGGAATGGAGCGACGTGGGTTCCACATACACTGGATAGACGCTGCAACACCATTAAACGAAAAGATAGCGCACGTCCAGGCACTCATCGAAAAAGCATAA
- the gap gene encoding type I glyceraldehyde-3-phosphate dehydrogenase, translating to MIKIGINGFGRIGRFVFRASLEEANAKDVVVVGINDLCPVDYLAYMLKYDTMHGIFNGTIEADVEKSQLIVNGNVIRVTAERNPADLKWDEIGAEYVVESTGLFLTKEKSQAHIQAGAKYVVMSAPSKDDTPMFVCGVNHEKYVKGTQFVSNASCTTNCLAPIAKVLNDKFGIKDGLMTTVHSTTATQKTVDGPSMKDWRGGRAASGNIIPSSTGAAKAVGKVIPELNGKLTGMSMRVPTLDVSVVDLTVNLAKPAKYEEICAAMKEASEGELKGILGYTEDAVVSSDFLGDPRTSIFDAKAGIALTDTFVKVVSWYDNEIGYSHKVIELIKHMAKVNG from the coding sequence ATGATTAAAATTGGTATTAACGGATTTGGCCGTATCGGCCGTTTCGTATTCCGCGCAAGTCTTGAGGAGGCAAACGCTAAGGACGTAGTTGTAGTTGGTATTAACGACCTCTGCCCAGTTGATTATCTTGCTTACATGTTGAAGTATGACACCATGCACGGTATATTCAATGGCACTATCGAAGCTGACGTTGAAAAGTCTCAGCTCATCGTAAACGGTAACGTTATCCGTGTAACTGCAGAGCGCAACCCTGCTGATTTGAAGTGGGACGAAATCGGTGCAGAGTACGTTGTAGAGTCTACTGGTCTCTTCCTTACAAAGGAAAAGTCTCAAGCTCATATACAAGCTGGTGCTAAGTACGTTGTAATGTCTGCTCCTTCAAAGGACGACACCCCAATGTTCGTTTGCGGTGTGAACCACGAAAAATATGTAAAGGGCACTCAGTTCGTTTCTAATGCATCTTGCACAACAAACTGCTTGGCTCCTATTGCTAAAGTATTGAACGACAAATTCGGTATCAAAGACGGTTTGATGACTACTGTTCACTCTACAACAGCTACACAGAAGACTGTAGACGGTCCTTCCATGAAGGATTGGCGTGGCGGTCGTGCCGCTTCAGGCAACATCATTCCTTCTTCAACAGGTGCTGCAAAGGCAGTTGGTAAGGTTATTCCTGAACTCAACGGCAAGCTCACCGGTATGTCAATGCGCGTTCCTACACTGGACGTTTCTGTAGTAGACCTCACCGTAAACTTGGCTAAACCCGCTAAGTACGAAGAGATTTGCGCAGCCATGAAAGAAGCTTCTGAAGGCGAATTGAAGGGTATTCTCGGTTACACAGAAGACGCAGTGGTTTCTTCTGACTTCCTTGGCGACCCACGTACATCTATCTTCGATGCGAAGGCAGGTATCGCTTTGACAGACACTTTCGTAAAGGTTGTATCTTGGTACGACAACGAAATCGGTTACTCTCACAAGGTTATAGAGTTGATTAAGCACATGGCGAAAGTGAATGGCTAA
- the mscL gene encoding large-conductance mechanosensitive channel protein MscL — protein MSFLKEFKEFAMRGNVMDMAVGVIIGGAFGKIVSSLVDDIMMPIIGVLTGGIDFSKISLMVGDAEVKYGMFIQNIIDFLIIAICIFVMIKAMNSLSTKKKEESAAPAEPSNEEKLLTEIRDLLKNK, from the coding sequence ATGAGTTTCCTTAAAGAATTTAAAGAATTTGCCATGCGTGGTAACGTAATGGACATGGCTGTTGGTGTTATCATTGGTGGTGCGTTTGGGAAGATTGTATCTTCGTTGGTAGATGATATTATGATGCCGATTATCGGTGTGCTGACGGGCGGCATAGACTTTAGTAAAATAAGCTTAATGGTAGGCGATGCAGAAGTTAAATATGGCATGTTCATTCAGAACATCATCGATTTCCTTATTATCGCAATCTGCATCTTTGTGATGATTAAAGCCATGAATAGTTTGTCTACTAAGAAGAAAGAAGAGTCTGCAGCTCCTGCAGAACCTTCAAACGAAGAGAAATTGCTAACCGAAATTCGCGATTTGTTGAAGAATAAATAA
- the guaA gene encoding glutamine-hydrolyzing GMP synthase yields MQKIIILDFGSQTTQLIGRRLRELDTFCEILPYNKFPKDDPSVIGVILSGSPYSVHDPEAFQVDLSQFVGKVPVLGICYGAQYISHKNGGKVEQTGTREYGRANLATVDTENPLFYGFDKNSQVWMSHGDTITAIPSDCKTIASTSDVKFAAYASTTQPLWAVQFHPEVFHTAQGTLLLKNFVVDICGSKQEWSPASYVETTVKELKEQLGNDRVILGLSGGVDSSVCATLLNRAIGKNLTCIFVDHGMLRKNEFAKVMEAYEGLGLNVIGVDASEKFFADLAGVTDPEQKRKIIGRDFVEVFNAEAKKITDAKWLAQGTIYPDRIESLSITGMVIKSHHNVGGLPKEMDLKLCEPLQWLFKDEVRRVGYELGMPERLIKRHPFPGPGLAVRILGDITREKVRILQDADDIYIENMQHYVCEDGEVLYDKVWQAGTVLLSTIRSVGVMGDERTYEHPVALRAVTSTDAMSADWAQLPYDFMAKVSNEIINKVKGVNRVCYDISSKPPATIEWE; encoded by the coding sequence ATGCAAAAAATCATCATCTTGGATTTCGGCTCACAGACAACCCAGCTAATTGGTCGCCGATTGCGTGAATTAGACACGTTCTGTGAGATACTTCCATACAACAAGTTCCCCAAAGACGACCCGTCGGTGATAGGCGTTATCCTTTCAGGTTCGCCCTATTCGGTTCACGATCCAGAAGCGTTCCAAGTGGATTTAAGCCAGTTTGTAGGCAAAGTTCCTGTACTTGGTATCTGCTACGGTGCACAATACATCTCGCACAAGAACGGTGGCAAGGTAGAACAAACGGGTACACGCGAGTATGGACGCGCTAACTTGGCAACTGTAGATACGGAAAATCCGTTGTTCTACGGCTTCGACAAGAACTCACAAGTATGGATGAGCCACGGCGATACCATTACTGCCATTCCCTCCGACTGCAAGACTATCGCCTCAACAAGTGATGTAAAGTTTGCAGCTTACGCCTCAACGACGCAACCTTTGTGGGCAGTCCAGTTTCACCCGGAGGTCTTCCACACTGCACAGGGAACTCTGCTTCTAAAGAATTTCGTAGTGGATATCTGCGGCAGCAAGCAAGAATGGAGCCCCGCCTCGTATGTGGAAACAACCGTGAAAGAACTGAAAGAACAGTTAGGAAACGACCGCGTGATACTCGGTTTATCAGGTGGTGTCGATTCTTCGGTATGCGCTACCCTGCTCAATCGTGCCATCGGAAAGAACCTTACCTGCATTTTCGTAGATCACGGCATGCTCCGCAAGAATGAGTTTGCGAAGGTAATGGAGGCTTACGAAGGTTTAGGGCTGAACGTTATCGGCGTTGATGCATCGGAAAAGTTCTTTGCCGACCTTGCCGGAGTTACCGACCCAGAGCAGAAACGCAAGATTATCGGTCGCGATTTCGTAGAGGTTTTCAATGCCGAAGCTAAGAAAATAACCGATGCAAAGTGGTTGGCACAAGGCACAATCTACCCCGATCGCATCGAAAGTCTAAGCATTACGGGCATGGTTATCAAGAGTCACCACAACGTGGGAGGACTTCCTAAGGAAATGGATCTGAAGCTTTGCGAACCGTTACAATGGCTTTTCAAAGACGAAGTGCGCCGTGTGGGGTACGAATTGGGCATGCCTGAACGCCTCATCAAGCGCCACCCATTCCCCGGACCAGGCTTGGCAGTGCGCATTCTTGGCGATATTACCCGCGAAAAGGTACGCATTCTGCAAGATGCTGACGACATTTACATCGAGAACATGCAGCACTACGTTTGCGAAGACGGCGAAGTTCTCTACGATAAAGTATGGCAAGCTGGTACCGTTCTGCTGTCTACAATCCGCAGTGTAGGCGTTATGGGCGACGAACGCACCTACGAGCACCCTGTTGCCTTGCGTGCCGTAACCAGCACCGATGCCATGTCTGCCGACTGGGCGCAACTGCCTTACGACTTTATGGCAAAAGTTTCAAACGAAATCATCAATAAAGTAAAGGGGGTAAACCGCGTTTGCTACGATATTTCTTCAAAGCCACCTGCAACCATTGAGTGGGAATAG
- a CDS encoding nucleotidyltransferase family protein: MQSMIFAAGLGTRLKPLTDRMPKALVRVGGKPLIEHIVRRLVSAGSRRIVVNVHHFANQIIEYLRQNNFGADIRISDESEMLLDTGGGIKKATPLFNTNEPVLIHNVDILSNVDLRALYDYACEAETEQKVDAVLLVSPRKTKRYLIFNKDMRLVGWTNVDTGEVKSPYETLHELTFTQPYKNDKATNEQHGYTLFAFSGIHVVGNKIFETMNECPEKFPIMDFYLKYAKDLHFVGKVKNDLKLMDVGKLDTLSEADAFAQQLGY, translated from the coding sequence TTTGCCGCCGGACTTGGCACACGTCTGAAACCACTTACCGACAGAATGCCCAAAGCATTGGTAAGGGTTGGGGGCAAACCGCTCATTGAACACATTGTCAGACGACTGGTTTCAGCAGGCAGCCGGCGCATTGTAGTGAACGTACACCACTTTGCCAATCAAATCATTGAATATTTACGACAAAACAATTTCGGTGCAGACATTCGCATTTCCGACGAATCGGAAATGCTGCTCGATACAGGTGGCGGAATAAAAAAGGCAACACCGCTTTTCAATACGAACGAACCTGTACTCATTCATAACGTAGATATACTTAGCAACGTAGACTTACGCGCGTTATACGATTACGCTTGCGAAGCAGAAACAGAGCAAAAGGTTGATGCAGTTCTACTTGTAAGCCCAAGAAAAACAAAGCGTTATCTTATCTTCAATAAAGATATGCGCTTGGTGGGGTGGACAAATGTAGACACCGGAGAAGTGAAATCGCCTTACGAAACCTTGCATGAACTCACCTTTACGCAGCCTTACAAGAACGACAAAGCTACCAACGAACAACACGGCTACACGCTTTTTGCTTTCTCTGGAATACACGTTGTGGGAAACAAAATATTCGAAACGATGAACGAATGTCCCGAAAAGTTCCCCATAATGGACTTTTATCTGAAGTACGCAAAGGACTTACACTTCGTTGGAAAGGTGAAAAACGACCTTAAACTTATGGACGTCGGCAAGTTGGACACGCTCTCCGAAGCCGACGCCTTTGCACAACAATTAGGCTATTAG